A DNA window from Sporosarcina sp. ANT_H38 contains the following coding sequences:
- the yhbH gene encoding sporulation protein YhbH codes for MNEKDNEHFAISQENWSLHRKGHQDQQRHLDKVKEAIQNNLPDLISEESIILSKGKDVIKIPIRSLDEYKIRYNHDKSKHVGQGNGDSQVGDVVAKDGSQGKSAAGTGKQAGDQAGQDYYEAEVSIAELEDALFKEMELPDLEQKEQAENTAEKIEFNDIRKKGLIGNIDKKRTILTAIKRNAIKGKAEIAPFHNDDLRFKTWDDVKKPESKAVVLAMMDTSASMGNFEKMMARSFFFWMANFLRTKYETVEFEFIAHHTEAKVVTEEDFFSKGESGGTICSSAYLKALELIEEKYNPTRYNIYPFHFSDGENMSSDNDKCIKLVEEIMAVSNMFGYGEVNAYNRFSTMMSSFKKIDDPKFRHYILKDKRDVYFALKSFFHKNSEGFD; via the coding sequence ATGAATGAAAAAGACAACGAACATTTTGCTATCTCACAGGAAAACTGGTCCCTCCACCGTAAGGGCCATCAAGATCAGCAACGTCATTTAGATAAAGTAAAAGAAGCAATTCAGAATAACTTGCCTGATTTAATCAGCGAGGAGAGTATTATCTTATCAAAAGGTAAGGACGTTATTAAAATCCCTATACGTTCGCTCGATGAATATAAAATTCGCTACAATCATGACAAGTCAAAACATGTCGGGCAAGGCAATGGTGACAGTCAGGTTGGTGATGTCGTCGCAAAAGATGGATCACAGGGGAAAAGTGCTGCTGGGACAGGAAAACAAGCTGGGGATCAAGCGGGGCAAGATTATTATGAGGCGGAGGTGTCGATTGCAGAATTAGAAGATGCCTTGTTTAAAGAAATGGAATTACCAGATTTGGAACAAAAAGAACAAGCTGAAAATACAGCTGAAAAAATAGAGTTTAATGATATTCGTAAAAAAGGACTTATCGGAAATATTGATAAAAAAAGAACGATTTTAACAGCTATTAAAAGGAATGCAATAAAAGGAAAAGCTGAAATTGCGCCATTTCACAATGACGACTTACGTTTTAAAACGTGGGATGATGTGAAAAAACCAGAATCCAAAGCAGTTGTACTTGCAATGATGGATACAAGTGCATCAATGGGGAATTTTGAAAAAATGATGGCAAGAAGTTTTTTCTTCTGGATGGCAAACTTTTTGCGAACAAAATATGAAACAGTTGAATTTGAATTTATTGCGCATCATACAGAAGCAAAAGTGGTGACCGAAGAAGACTTTTTCTCTAAAGGAGAAAGTGGAGGTACGATTTGTTCATCTGCCTATTTAAAAGCACTTGAGCTAATTGAGGAAAAATACAATCCTACACGCTATAATATCTATCCATTTCACTTTTCTGATGGTGAAAATATGTCATCCGATAATGACAAATGCATAAAGCTTGTTGAAGAAATTATGGCTGTTTCAAATATGTTTGGTTACGGTGAGGTCAACGCATATAACCGTTTTTCAACAATGATGTCCTCGTTTAAAAAAATCGATGACCCTAAATTCCGTCATTATATATTGAAGGATAAAAGAGATGTCTACTTTGCGCTTAAAAGCTTTTTTCATAAAAACTCGGAGGGGTTCGATTGA